The Syntrophorhabdus sp. region ATATCGCGCTCATGCATTCGGTGGTGGAAATAGCAGGACTTGGAGACGCGCTCAGAAACGTTATCGAGAGGGCTGCACGGGGGATATGCGCGATGGCCGAGGCAGCGCCCATCGTATCGAGAAAGAAGAGCGGTGACAGCAAGGCGGTGGCGATCACCATGCTGGGGCCGTGTGACAGGTGCGCCACGGCTGTAAGGCTTGCCCTCGAGGAGAAAGGGCACCAGGTGACAGGCTTTTCCGCGGCCGGTATCAGCGATCGGGCGATGGAACTCATGGTGTCACAGGGGCTCTTCGACGCGGTCATCGACCTTGCTCCGGGTGGAGTGATGGAGCATCTTGTGGGCGGAATGAGGGACGCCGGGCCGAGCAGGATGGAAGCGGCAGGCAAGGCGGGTATACCGCAGGTTATTTCCACCTGCGGCGTCAACCACATAACACCACCGAAATCCAAGTACACCGAAGATCACAAGACGCGAAGGAAATACGACATCGACAGGTTCAGAACCTGGCTGAGGGCTTCACCCGATGAGCTTCGGTCAGCCGCCCGGGCTTTCGCGGAGAAACTGAACGGCGCGGGTGGTCCGGTCAAGGTCATCATACCCATGAGAGGTTGGTCATCCGTTGATGTGCCGGGTAATGCCACGTATGACCCGGAAGAGGACAGATGTTTCTTGAATGAGCTCAGAAGGCACGCGGCGGCAAGGATCGAAATAGCGGAGATAGATGCCAACATGGAAGACCCGGTGTTCGCTCGATCCGTGATAAGCGCGGGGATAGAGATCCTGGGCCGGTCGGGCAGGGGGCTTAAATGCGCGTGAGGAGGATCGCGGTCTTTGCATTTCCATGTGGGCTGATCCGGGACGATGTGGACGAGAAGAACGAGGAAGGAGGTATCGATGACAAACCTGCTGCCGAAATTTGACTATTACGAACCCAGGGACATTGCCGGGGCGTGCAGATTGCTCTCCCAGTTCAAGGGATCCGCGAAGATAATAGCCGGAGGCACCGACATCCTGGTGAACATGAAGAAGGGCCTGATCGCGCCTGAACGGCTGGTGGGCATCGGGAAGATCCCCGGCATCTCGGAGGTGCAGGCTGTGAATGGAGGGATCTCCATTGGGGCCCACCTCATTGTGGAGAAGCTCGTGGAGTTCGATCTCGTGAGAAGAAGGTTTGGTGTTTTGTCCAGGGCAGCCTCGGTACTCGGCTCTCCCCTCGTCAGAAATCGGGCGACGATAGGAGGCAACATCGTAAACGCCCGGCCCGCCGCCGACCTTCCGCCTCCCCTCATGGCCATGGATGCCAGGGTGATCCTGACGGGCATGCGGCGGGAGAGGGAGGTGCCGCTGGACAAGTTCTTCAGAGGACCCG contains the following coding sequences:
- a CDS encoding xanthine dehydrogenase family protein subunit M is translated as MTNLLPKFDYYEPRDIAGACRLLSQFKGSAKIIAGGTDILVNMKKGLIAPERLVGIGKIPGISEVQAVNGGISIGAHLIVEKLVEFDLVRRRFGVLSRAASVLGSPLVRNRATIGGNIVNARPAADLPPPLMAMDARVILTGMRREREVPLDKFFRGPGQTVIKPSEVLTRVVMDNPPPFTGGDYMKLMHRRSLEIAIVAVASRITLDGPDGTITDARIILSSVAPKAVHAPRAEKSLLGERPTENLFAEAARIASTECAPIDDIRGGAGYRRSMVEVLTRRTLRGALDEALRQTGERGGR
- a CDS encoding UPF0261 family protein yields the protein MTMKTILIISTLNTKGAETFHLRDMISRFGGSPVVLDISMRPADGEASADISPDEVARAAGSTMMEILASGERARNTAIMTRGAAAKALQMLRENRLDGVIGIGGSTGSLMATDVMRSLPFGLPKLMVSSTAALPGMSTKYIGTGDIALMHSVVEIAGLGDALRNVIERAARGICAMAEAAPIVSRKKSGDSKAVAITMLGPCDRCATAVRLALEEKGHQVTGFSAAGISDRAMELMVSQGLFDAVIDLAPGGVMEHLVGGMRDAGPSRMEAAGKAGIPQVISTCGVNHITPPKSKYTEDHKTRRKYDIDRFRTWLRASPDELRSAARAFAEKLNGAGGPVKVIIPMRGWSSVDVPGNATYDPEEDRCFLNELRRHAAARIEIAEIDANMEDPVFARSVISAGIEILGRSGRGLKCA